A single genomic interval of Antarcticibacterium arcticum harbors:
- a CDS encoding carboxypeptidase-like regulatory domain-containing protein gives MRSFLTIFFIALIFSSGVFAQETTALVLDSQSKQAVPFATVQYGPHSGVITNEEGKFSIGSSLSDKDSLSISSLGYFPYKLTVKDLKALKEQVIYIKPANIELKDVFLTNKNLSGKQIVERVKQRVNSNYNFDLSHKKIFYRESNVNNIRRFDLIVDKSTFPEINQDLMTNISRKVPKMSDSYKEVLGDLYGNYASQKLQVIKAANLHNPQSTAGLTELTDKLERILRENVKNNSFLKIKTGILGVKVDAKELEKEMKEEKKEVVKTDEQKEKDKQQRLKYLQSSAQTNIQGLLKSVFWNEDISLDVFEKQNKYNFEVEGYTQMDNSIVYIIAFKPKRGANFQGKMYVNTADFGVHRLDYQNLKPLKKFRLLGISTASDVYRGKMIFTRAENGKYDISYLEREKGESFGIDRPLTIIEKNKFVAGRRKQNELDMEIKINAGQVTKHQLVVYETQQVDEAQYKARKTSEPFEYKTFKLYNPDFWSGYNIIEPNAAIRAFTAAEEEKVF, from the coding sequence ATGCGTTCGTTTTTAACCATATTCTTCATCGCCCTTATATTTTCATCTGGGGTTTTCGCACAGGAAACCACAGCGCTGGTATTGGATTCCCAATCCAAACAAGCAGTACCTTTTGCTACCGTTCAATACGGTCCTCATAGTGGGGTAATTACAAATGAAGAAGGAAAATTTTCCATTGGGTCCTCACTTTCAGATAAGGATTCCCTTAGTATCTCCTCCCTGGGTTATTTTCCATATAAACTGACGGTAAAGGATCTTAAAGCTTTGAAAGAGCAGGTGATCTACATTAAACCGGCCAATATTGAATTAAAAGATGTTTTTCTTACCAACAAAAATTTAAGCGGGAAACAAATTGTGGAGCGGGTTAAGCAAAGGGTAAATTCCAACTACAATTTTGACTTAAGCCATAAAAAGATCTTTTACAGGGAATCTAATGTAAATAATATAAGAAGGTTTGATCTTATTGTTGATAAGAGCACTTTCCCGGAAATTAACCAGGATTTGATGACTAATATTTCCAGAAAGGTGCCTAAAATGTCTGATAGTTATAAGGAGGTGTTGGGAGATCTCTACGGAAATTATGCCTCTCAAAAGCTGCAGGTAATTAAGGCTGCCAATCTTCATAATCCGCAAAGTACCGCGGGCCTTACTGAATTAACCGATAAACTGGAACGCATCCTGCGGGAGAATGTGAAGAATAATTCTTTTCTGAAGATCAAGACCGGTATTCTGGGAGTAAAGGTTGATGCCAAGGAGTTGGAAAAGGAAATGAAAGAAGAGAAGAAAGAGGTTGTAAAAACCGATGAGCAAAAAGAAAAGGACAAGCAACAAAGGCTTAAATATTTACAGAGTTCTGCTCAAACAAATATTCAGGGATTATTGAAAAGTGTGTTCTGGAATGAGGATATAAGCCTTGATGTATTTGAGAAACAGAACAAATATAATTTTGAGGTAGAAGGCTATACCCAAATGGACAATTCTATTGTTTATATTATTGCATTTAAGCCAAAAAGGGGAGCCAATTTTCAGGGAAAAATGTATGTGAATACGGCAGATTTTGGGGTTCACCGTCTTGATTATCAAAATTTAAAACCACTTAAAAAATTCAGGTTACTTGGTATAAGCACGGCAAGCGATGTTTACAGGGGTAAGATGATATTTACCCGGGCAGAGAACGGAAAATATGATATAAGTTACCTGGAGCGTGAAAAAGGCGAGAGTTTTGGGATAGACCGTCCTTTGACCATAATTGAAAAAAATAAGTTTGTGGCGGGGCGCAGAAAACAAAATGAGCTGGATATGGAGATAAAGATCAATGCGGGACAGGTCACCAAACATCAATTGGTGGTGTATGAAACCCAACAGGTAGATGAAGCCCAGTATAAAGCCCGGAAGACCTCAGAGCCTTTTGAATACAAAACCTTTAAACTTTATAATCCCGACTTCTGGAGTGGGTATAATATTATTGAACCCAATGCTGCGATTCGTGCTTTTACTGCGGCAGAGGAAGAAAAGGTCTTTTAA
- a CDS encoding M1 family metallopeptidase, which produces MNYFSRISVGLVGAIMYVLPSNAQEVITNNQEDFNPFTYRQGNNFRSASGKPGPEYWQNAADYVIEASLNDVEHTITGKITLTYTNNSPEDLEFIWMYLEQNRFKPDSRGYLTTPIQGNRYNGDVEGGYEITGLVAKVDRSTSTKHLIEDTRMQVFFEQPVKAKGGKATVSMNFKYKIPVEGMDRMGRLDVNDGAIYAMAQWFPQVAVFDDVVGWNVEPYLGAGEFYYDYGTFDYKITVPYNHIVVGSGELQNPGEVLSPTVKQRMDQASKSDATVYLIKPEEVGNPSLFAKKSGTQTWHFKIENSRDVAFSSSKAFIWDAARINLPSGKKTMAQSAYPRESDGIDAWTRSTEYSKASIEHYSEKWFEYPWPVAINVAADIGGMEYPGLNFCSWKSKGAALWGVTDHEFGHNWFPMIVGTNERRYAWMDEGFNTFINHYSTLAFNNGEYPSRLNRTRNMTGWFTNPNREGIDTYPDVANLQNLGMIAYYKPAIGLFLLREYILGEERFDNAFRSYIKTWAYKHPQPNDFFNHMENVAGENLDWFWKGWFYGTGNIDLAIENVEEFQGDFVISVSNAGDIPMPVVMKVTYKDGSDEEVRLPVEIWQRGDTWKHLLRTDKVVQSVTIDPEKVLPDVNATNDTWPVQGREGSK; this is translated from the coding sequence ATGAATTATTTTTCCAGGATCTCTGTGGGTCTGGTGGGGGCAATTATGTATGTTCTGCCTTCCAACGCGCAGGAAGTAATCACCAACAATCAAGAAGATTTTAACCCTTTTACATACCGGCAGGGCAATAATTTTAGATCGGCATCGGGGAAGCCCGGCCCCGAATACTGGCAAAATGCTGCCGACTATGTAATTGAAGCCAGCCTTAATGATGTTGAGCACACTATTACCGGAAAGATCACCCTAACCTATACTAATAATAGTCCTGAAGATCTGGAATTTATCTGGATGTATCTGGAGCAAAACCGTTTTAAACCAGATTCCCGTGGCTACCTTACCACCCCAATTCAGGGTAACCGCTATAACGGAGATGTTGAAGGTGGTTATGAGATCACAGGGTTGGTAGCAAAAGTAGATCGCAGCACTTCTACCAAACATTTAATTGAGGATACCAGGATGCAGGTTTTCTTTGAACAACCTGTGAAGGCAAAAGGTGGAAAAGCTACGGTATCCATGAATTTCAAATATAAGATCCCTGTGGAAGGAATGGACAGGATGGGGCGTCTTGATGTAAATGACGGTGCCATTTATGCCATGGCACAGTGGTTCCCGCAGGTGGCTGTTTTTGATGATGTGGTTGGTTGGAATGTAGAACCCTATCTGGGAGCAGGAGAGTTTTATTATGATTACGGCACTTTTGATTATAAGATCACCGTGCCTTATAACCATATAGTGGTTGGGTCCGGGGAATTGCAAAACCCCGGTGAAGTGCTTTCTCCAACAGTGAAACAACGCATGGACCAGGCTTCCAAAAGTGACGCTACGGTATATCTTATTAAGCCGGAAGAAGTGGGCAATCCCTCTCTTTTCGCTAAAAAGAGCGGCACCCAGACCTGGCATTTTAAAATTGAAAATTCACGTGATGTAGCATTCTCTTCCTCTAAAGCTTTTATCTGGGATGCGGCGCGAATAAATTTACCAAGTGGTAAAAAAACAATGGCACAATCTGCTTATCCACGGGAAAGCGATGGAATTGATGCCTGGACGCGCTCTACAGAGTATTCCAAGGCTTCCATAGAACATTATTCTGAAAAATGGTTTGAATACCCCTGGCCGGTTGCGATAAATGTGGCGGCAGATATTGGAGGTATGGAATATCCCGGGCTTAACTTCTGCAGCTGGAAAAGCAAAGGAGCAGCTTTATGGGGAGTAACAGATCACGAATTTGGCCATAACTGGTTTCCTATGATCGTGGGTACCAACGAAAGAAGATATGCCTGGATGGATGAGGGTTTTAATACTTTCATCAATCATTACAGTACCCTTGCTTTTAACAATGGCGAATACCCGTCAAGATTAAACCGCACGAGGAATATGACGGGGTGGTTTACAAACCCAAACAGGGAAGGAATTGATACCTATCCAGATGTTGCCAATTTACAGAACCTGGGGATGATCGCTTATTATAAGCCTGCTATTGGATTATTCCTTCTTAGGGAATATATACTGGGGGAAGAGCGTTTTGACAATGCGTTTCGTTCCTATATAAAAACATGGGCATACAAGCACCCGCAGCCCAATGATTTCTTTAATCATATGGAAAATGTGGCCGGGGAAAACCTGGATTGGTTCTGGAAAGGATGGTTTTACGGAACAGGCAATATAGACCTTGCCATAGAAAATGTAGAGGAATTTCAGGGAGATTTTGTGATAAGTGTATCAAACGCGGGCGATATTCCTATGCCGGTGGTAATGAAGGTTACTTATAAGGATGGCAGCGATGAGGAGGTACGTTTACCGGTTGAAATATGGCAAAGAGGCGATACCTGGAAGCATTTATTAAGAACAGACAAGGTAGTTCAAAGTGTTACAATTGATCCTGAAAAAGTCTTGCCAGATGTTAATGCAACAAACGATACCTGGCCGGTGCAGGGGCGCGAAGGCAGCAAATAA
- a CDS encoding DUF4403 family protein — MTTLEDASENDIHINLPVNISYAAINEFLRENVVGKLIEDEKDTGEVTTYAELLDMSIEQSPDEKYDLAVDVEFRTLTKLLRNKIGRVWLHVALEFDEAAQEVWVSDFKLDGNTDSWLMNNSLELMANKFMQGSIRNKMKYNFKAEIEKHLVELNAKMGDPYEVSNGINLFGRIEKMKVYGIIPKADKFLVLARIAANAVVDIEKLNFNTPVENRPNPGELS, encoded by the coding sequence ATGACAACATTGGAAGACGCTTCAGAGAATGATATTCACATTAATTTACCGGTTAACATTTCCTATGCTGCTATAAATGAATTTTTAAGGGAGAATGTTGTGGGCAAGCTTATTGAAGATGAAAAGGACACGGGGGAAGTGACCACCTATGCAGAGCTTCTGGATATGTCTATAGAGCAAAGCCCCGATGAGAAATACGACCTTGCGGTAGATGTGGAGTTCAGGACACTCACCAAATTGTTAAGGAATAAAATTGGGCGCGTCTGGCTTCACGTGGCCCTTGAATTTGATGAAGCAGCCCAGGAAGTATGGGTAAGTGATTTCAAATTGGATGGCAATACAGACAGTTGGCTTATGAATAACTCCCTGGAACTTATGGCAAATAAGTTCATGCAGGGCAGTATCAGGAATAAAATGAAGTATAATTTTAAGGCGGAGATTGAAAAACACCTGGTTGAACTCAATGCAAAAATGGGAGACCCGTATGAGGTATCCAACGGGATAAATTTATTTGGGCGAATTGAAAAAATGAAGGTCTACGGGATTATTCCCAAGGCAGATAAGTTTCTTGTGCTGGCCAGGATCGCAGCCAATGCGGTGGTGGATATTGAAAAGCTCAATTTCAACACCCCGGTTGAGAATCGCCCGAACCCCGGGGAATTGTCCTAA